The following nucleotide sequence is from Halomonas chromatireducens.
GCTGATCGAAGCGATGACCTATCGGCTGGCTGCCCACTCCTCTTCGGATGACCCTTCCGGCTATCGCTCGCGCAAGGAGGAGGAGGCATGGCGTGAGAAGGACCCGATCCTGCGCATGCAGCGCTGGCTTCTTGATCGCGAGTGGTGGAGCGAAGAAGAGGAGAAGGCCCTGCAGGAGAGCCTCCGCCGCGAGGTCCTGGAGACCATGAAGCGTGCCGAGAAGCGACCGCCACCCCCGCTGGAAAGTCTCGTCACCGATGTCTATGCCGACGTGACGCCGGCGCTGCAGCGTCAGTTGGATGCGCTCAAGACCCACATCCGCAAGTATCCGGACGCTTATCCGAAGGGAGCGCGATCCCTCGATCCCGACGTCAGTGTCACCAGCGATGCTGCCAAGGCCAGCGACGACCAGGAAGGAGCCTGAGATGCCAAAGATGAACATGCTGCAGGCGATCAACAATGCCCTGGACATTGCCATGGCCGAGGATGACAAGGTCCTCTGTTTCGGTGAAGACGTGGGGGTCTTTGGTGGTGTCTTCCGTGCCACCAGCAACCTGCAGGAGAAGTATGGCCGCGCCCGCTGCTTCAATACGCCACTGGTTGAGCAGGGCATCATCGGCTTTGCCAATGGCCTGGCGGCCCAAGGGTCCGTGCCGGTGGCCGAGATCCAGTTTGCCGACTACATCTTTCCGGCCTTCGACCAGATCGTCAACGAGACGGCGAAGTTCCGCTATCGTTCCGGTGACCTGTTCAACGTGGGTGGCCTGACGATCCGTACCCCATACGGTGGCGGCATCTCCGGGGGGCTCTACCACTCCCAGTCGCCGGAGGCCTACTTTGCCCACACGCCGGGGCTGAAGGTCGTGGTGCCGCGCAATCCCTACCAGGCCAAGGGGCTGCTGCTGGCGGCCATCCGCGACCCCGACCCGGTGATCTTCTTCGAGCCCAAGCGCCTTTACCGCGCCTCAACCGGTGAGGTTCCGGAGAATGACTACCAGTTGCCCATCGGCGAGGCGGAGGTGACCAAGGAGGGTACCGACGTCACGGTACTGGGCTGGGGGGCACAGATGGAGCTGATCGAGAAGGCGGTCGAGATGGCCGAAAAGTCCGGCATCTCCTGCGAAATCATCGACCTGCGCTCTATCCTGCCCTGGGACGAGGACTCGGTTGTCGAGTCGGTACTCAAGACCGGCCGGCTGGTGATCAGCCATGAGGCGACGCGCACCGGCGGCTTTGCCAGCGAGATTGCGGCCACCATACAGGAGCGCTGCTTCCTGTACCTGGAATCGCCCATCGAACGGGTGACCGGAATGGATACCCCTTTCCCGCTGACGCTGGAGAAGGAGTACATGCCGGACCACCTCAAGATCTACGAGGCCATCCGGGCCAGCGTGGATTTCTGACGATCGATATCAGGACAGGAGATGCTAGATGAGTGACTTCATGCTGCCCGATATCGGTGAAGGTATCGTGGAATGCGAGATCGTGGAATGGCGTGTCAGCGAAGGTGACGTCATCGAAGAGGACCAGCCGGTGGTCGAGGTGATGACCGACAAGGCGCTGGTGGAGATCACCGCGCCGGAAGCCGGGCGGGTCACCAGGCTGTACGTACCCAAGGGCGAGATCGCCAAGGTTCATGCGCCGCTGTTTGCCTATGAGAGCGAGGCAGAAGAGAGCAGCGACAGAGGACAGGCAAGCGCTGCCCCGGAGGCAACGGTGACAGCAGAGCCTGCCCCTGCACCGACGGCAACCCCACCGGGTTCACCCTCCGCCTCGGCCCCCGTTGCCGCTACCGATTTCATCCTGCCGGATATCGGCGAGGGCATCGTCGAGTGCGAGGTGGTGGAGTGGCGCGTCGCCGAGGGCGATCATATCGAAGAGGATCAGCCGCTGGTCGATGTGATGACCGACAAGGCGCTGGTGGAGATCACCGCGCCCGAGGCCGGGCGAGTGACGAAGCTGTACGTTCCCAAGGGTGAGATCGCCAAGGTCCATGCGCCGCTGTTCGGCTATGAGCCGGCGGTAGCGGAGACTCCGCAGCCGGCCCGCTCCGCACCTTCGGTGCCAGAGCAAGCGGTGAAGCCGGCCTCGGATGAGTCGCAGGGCGTGGGCGTGGCAACGACAGGACAGGGTCCCTACGGGCGTATCCCGGCGAGCCCTGCCGTGCGTCGGCTGGTGCGGGAACACGGCCTTTCGCTGGAGGCCATCGCCGGCTCCGGCAAGCAGGGGCGAGTGCTCAAGGAGGATGTGCTGCGCCACCTCGAGCAGGGTGGTGAAGCGACACCGGCCGGGGGTGACCGTGGCACCGGCAAGCCAGAGACGGGGGCGGCTTCTGCTCCGGCCGCCGAAGGCGAGGTCATCGTCGAGCCGATCCGTGGTGTGCGTGCGGTGATGGCCCGGCGGATGGTGGAGTCCGCCAGCACCATCCCGCACTTCCAGTATGGTGAGGAGATTGACGTCACCGAGCTGCTGGCCCTGCGGGCCCGCCTCAAGCTCCAGGCCGAGGCGCAGGGCACGCGCATGACGCTGATGCCCTTCTTCATGAAGGCCATGGCCCTGGCGGTGAAGGAATTCCCGATTCTCAATGCGCGCCTCAACGCCGATGTCAGCGAAATCCACTACCTGCCCTCCTGCAATGTGGGCATGGCGGTGGATAGCAAGGCCGGTCTGCTGGTGCCCAACGTGAAACACGTGGAGCGCCGGACCCTGCTCGATATGGCCCGGGAAGTGGAGCGGTTGACCGCGGCGGCGCGGGAGGGGCGGGTGGATCAGGCCGA
It contains:
- a CDS encoding alpha-ketoacid dehydrogenase subunit beta, which gives rise to MPKMNMLQAINNALDIAMAEDDKVLCFGEDVGVFGGVFRATSNLQEKYGRARCFNTPLVEQGIIGFANGLAAQGSVPVAEIQFADYIFPAFDQIVNETAKFRYRSGDLFNVGGLTIRTPYGGGISGGLYHSQSPEAYFAHTPGLKVVVPRNPYQAKGLLLAAIRDPDPVIFFEPKRLYRASTGEVPENDYQLPIGEAEVTKEGTDVTVLGWGAQMELIEKAVEMAEKSGISCEIIDLRSILPWDEDSVVESVLKTGRLVISHEATRTGGFASEIAATIQERCFLYLESPIERVTGMDTPFPLTLEKEYMPDHLKIYEAIRASVDF
- a CDS encoding dihydrolipoyllysine-residue acetyltransferase; translated protein: MSDFMLPDIGEGIVECEIVEWRVSEGDVIEEDQPVVEVMTDKALVEITAPEAGRVTRLYVPKGEIAKVHAPLFAYESEAEESSDRGQASAAPEATVTAEPAPAPTATPPGSPSASAPVAATDFILPDIGEGIVECEVVEWRVAEGDHIEEDQPLVDVMTDKALVEITAPEAGRVTKLYVPKGEIAKVHAPLFGYEPAVAETPQPARSAPSVPEQAVKPASDESQGVGVATTGQGPYGRIPASPAVRRLVREHGLSLEAIAGSGKQGRVLKEDVLRHLEQGGEATPAGGDRGTGKPETGAASAPAAEGEVIVEPIRGVRAVMARRMVESASTIPHFQYGEEIDVTELLALRARLKLQAEAQGTRMTLMPFFMKAMALAVKEFPILNARLNADVSEIHYLPSCNVGMAVDSKAGLLVPNVKHVERRTLLDMAREVERLTAAAREGRVDQADLKGGTISISNIGALGGTYAAPIINAPELAIVAIGKTQWLPRFDDNGDVVRRAIMTITWAGDHRVIDGGTIARFCNAWKGYLESPETMLLHLG